The following DNA comes from Miscanthus floridulus cultivar M001 chromosome 5, ASM1932011v1, whole genome shotgun sequence.
gtcctcaaccgacacaggcagaacaaatgcaaccagagcctcgctcagttgcctaaccaagtccacatACGGTCCCACCCGGTCTCCATATGATGGTAGTACACCCCGGTGAGAAGACGGTGCTCCCCTATCTTGGCCTTGAAGATGACcaagccgacgcccttgatctcaaCGGCGGAGGCATCACCAAACTTGATGGAGCCCTTCACGCCAGAGTCCAGGTCAGAGAAGAACTCACGTCGACCAATCATGTGGTGCTTCGCACTGGTGTCAAGGTACCAGCCATCGATCCTGTCATTGATGGCACCTTTGTCGAGGAAGGCGTGGGCACGTGGTTCATCGAggtggagctcggcggagccagcCGACCCGGAAAGGGGAAAGCTTGGACCTTTTACCCCTTCCCGTGTGTCTTGCTGCAGCTCTATGCACCCATGCGCCAGGAACAGGGTGGCATCCAACTCCTCTACTTACGCGACGTGAGCCTACCTAGTGGCCAGCCCCGCCACAGTTGTTGCAGGTGTCATCCTGGGTCGCCTTGCGCTCACCGGCGACATCGCCATCAGCGCCAACCTGGCCCTAGGgtcccttctcctccttcttcttgcCCCCACGTGGACGTCGGCGATGCTCCTTGGAGCCGGACAAACCGGATCCTTCCTCCTTCTTATCGAAGGCGCGCCACTGCTCCATCATGTACAGCAGCTTGCTTCCGGCGGCACCCTGCACGGAGTTCGGCGCCTGCTCGCGGTCTTGCACCGCCTTGAGCCTCCCAGTGACGTCCTCGACGGTGAGCTGCTCAAAGTCAAGGAGCGTCTCGATCGAATTGACAATCTGCGCATATCTCTTCGGCATGCAACGAAGGAATTTCTCCACCGTGCGCTCCTCCGTGAGGCCGGTGTCGCCGTTGCGCGCCATCTGCTCCATCAGATTGGTAAGACGAAGGGCAAAGCCCTCGACTTGCTCACCAGGATGAAAGGCGAGGCCTTCCCACTCCCCTTGGAGGCGCTGCAACATCGCCCGGTGCACACAATCTCCGCCGATGCGTGCCGCGACGATCGATTCCCACGCCAGCTTTGTCGTAGCCTTGTTGGCGAGGGAGGCGCCGAGCTCGGTGGGGACGGCGGCGCGCAATGCCTCTAGCGCCCGGCGATTGTCGTCGTAGTCGATGCCGCCGATGTGAACCGCCTCCCACAGCCGCCGGGCCTGCAGCTTGACCTTCATCAGCAGGCTCCACTCGTGGTAGTTCGACTTTGTGAGCATCGGCCACGGCCTTCCCGCTCTGGAGTCGCGGTAGACCGTCTGCAGCACCGGGGAGCGCCCGCGCCGACCACGCCGCCGCTCTGGTGATGGCGACTGGCGGCGGCGCCCGATCGGGCTATGCGATCCTCCAGCTGGCTCCGCTCCCGCTCCATATCGGCGTGTAGGGTTGCGGCCGCGGCTACCGCGGtctgggccgccgccgccgccacgtcaCGCGATCGTCGGCTCTGGCACTCGCGACCGCGCGGGCTCTCGCGACCTGGCTGGCAGTGGACATGGCGCTCGCTCACTCAAGAACCCTCTCAGTTCGGATAGAAGATTGTTGGCCCGATTagatctcagattcagatctggaaCTACCATAGGGTAGCTTGGCCCTTGGGCGCTTGATTGAATGGAAATGCAATGTCTTATTTTGATAATGACACTCCCTTAGGCAAAGGGGGACTCACACTTACTACAGCATATTCTaaccactaaagtggatgctGAGCATATTTCTAACAAAGCCAAGAAAAGTAAAATATGCAGAAAAAGTAAGATACAAATGCTTTAACACTAGCATATGTGGTCGTCCAATCCAATTAACCAGATGTATAAGGCACGGTTGACGGTTCATTCAAGGTTAAACCCAGCTTTTAGCATCTACCATACCAAGAGGCCTCGGTGATCCAACGTTCCAGCCGCTGCATCCCCTAGTGGATTACCTGCATGATACAGCCTTATCTTGGACGTTAAAAATCTGAGTCTGAGGGGCCAGTGAAGTTAACAAGCTACCATGGGACCCACCTGAAGTCTGCCATGTTTGCatttgaagaggaggaagatgatgatgggGCATGCAGGGCATAACCACCTTCCATTTACCCTGGCCAAGCAAGCAAGGAAAGGGACAAGAGAACTGCTGGCCGGGCCAGCAAGTGCCCCCACAGCAGAAATGGACAAGCTGATGATGAAAAAAATTAGGGGCTTTAGGTAGGGCATGGCAATGTGGCATGGCAGGGAATGGAAACGCTGAGGAAGGAAGCCTCTCAAAGAGAGTTTTCTATTTGTCATTGTCTCTCCTCCCCTAAAGATAGATTCAATAATTGGGATCCATGCTTGCTGCCTGCCTGTGTCCCTGTGCATCCTTTCTAGTCTTATCCTCGACCAACCTACCTTGGCCTCTCGTGTCCTTGCATTTGCACAGCTCAGAACTGTTCGACTCAGGATTAGTACTATCACGGTATCACCCTAACCAAATGCTAGTGGTAGCCTTTAGCATGTCTTGGTCAATTTGCTGGGCATCATTCGCCAGGAGTAAAAATAGAGGGTTAGCAATTGTACCTGACACCTTAACCAAATACAACCACACTTCATGTCCTTTTTTTACAGATTTATCGGTACTATTTTCACCTTATCACTAAGTAAAAAAAATGTTGTTGGTAAAAATTTGAGCAAAAGCCAATGGTGGTACACACTTAAAACAGAAGGGATACTAGTATTTAAGTGCATTCCTGCAAAGTTTTCGCATTTCAAACATGCTATAGACAAAGGTCAAATTCTTTCTGTGCTGCCCTCTATATATGGCTATCATTTAACAATATTTATCCTTTTCCATGAGACCAAATGTAAAACTAACCAAAGGCTTGGTTCTCATCACATAACCATCCGGAAATCACTCGCCCACGCCGGCGTGGGTCCCACCTTCAGAGACGCGTGCGCGCGCGCTGCGAGCGTTATTAGCACGCTCTCCACTCTCGCTAGTGAAGGCAGGAGCATTTCCCTCCCGCGAGCACGCACGCAACGAATCGCCGTGGTAATTGCTCGGCCGCGGCGGTCATTAGAAGGCGCTAATCACGCCCAGAATTTAAGAGCCCCCGCCTTGGCCTCGGGCTCACGCACCTGCCTCCCTACCTGCGTTGTTGCCTTCTTCCGTTCTGCGTTTCGTCCCCCCAGTGgccgcgccgcggcggcggcggcagaggtgAACAGCGACCGGCGGGCGAGTGCGCTTCCCGCGGCCTTGTCAGGGCCGGGAGCGGCAGCGCAGCGGCTCACGGGATCCCCCATGCGGCGGCCTCGGTGTCAGGTAATGGAGGATTTCACCCCTATCGTTCTCTCTGGTCTCTGCCTCTCTGGTTCTACTACTAGGGCGCGCTGGGTGGAGGCGTGGAACGGCGCGCTGCTTGGACTTGGAGGATTTGGCGGCTGGTCGTGTGACGAGGAACGGGCGTGTTTGGTAGCTGGTGCGGAATTCTGCAATGCGGAGCAGTTGTGTCGGGGTCTGGTGCTTTGATGAGCAGTTCTTGGTATCCTTCCGTTTTGATCCGAGGTGCTCAGTTGGAAAGTTTGGAGATCCGGTTCAAATTTGAACAGGCCTTATATTTCGCCACGAAATGCCCGTCGTCCAAACACTTCCTTAAGTTTTGGACCAGCGACGCGCGATTTTCTCCACTTCTTCTGCGCCGGGGGTATGCAGGCTGTTCGTTTACTCGTAAACGAtggtaaatttccagccggggtCTTCTCTTTGTTCTGACGCTGCGAAGTTTCGGATTTCACGACTTGTTCGCCTGACTGTCGTTGTTTCGTAGAAGAAGTTGGAATTATGCACTGTCGATGCTGGACCTTCGATTCAGCTTCTGTCTGACATAAATTTTGTTTTTGAGCgccgaagcaaaaaaaaaatatatgatttgatattattaatatatcttagaaaaatcattattttttttacggaattaaatgaaaataaattttatatgaaaattatagatccgacgagatctacaattttctagttttgagttttttcatttgaagtcgttaagatgctcaaaaaaattaataacatatttaaatTTAAAGGTATTTTCGTCTTTTTACCTCTGCAGTTTGTCGGTGTTAGAGTCTAAACTGACTAAAGTGGCATGGAGCGCTGAAAGACCGCTAAATTTTTTTAGAGGCGCAAAGGTACTGTGATCTTTTATAACGCCACGCAGTAAAAAGTCTCAAAGTGCTTCCCTTTTGTCAGTCtcgtttttttttggggggggggggggggggggtctgtaACTGCTCGGTGGCCTCTCTTTTCTTGCCTCTCCCTTTCTTTTCTGTGGTGAAGTTTAAATTCCCG
Coding sequences within:
- the LOC136455496 gene encoding uncharacterized protein; this encodes MLTKSNYHEWSLLMKVKLQARRLWEAVHIGGIDYDDNRRALEALRAAVPTELGASLANKATTKLAWESIVAARIGGDCVHRAMLQRLQGEWEGLAFHPGEQVEGFALRLTNLMEQMARNGDTGLTEERTVEKFLRCMPKRYAQIVNSIETLLDFEQLTVEDVTGRLKAVQDREQAPNSVQGAAGSKLLYMMEQWRAFDKKEEGSELQQDTREGVKGPSFPLSGSAGSAELHLDEPRAHAFLDKGAINDRIDGWYLDTSAKHHMIGRREFFSDLDSGVKGSIKFGDASAVEIKGVGLVIFKAKIGEHRLLTGVYYHHMETGWDRMWTWLGN